Proteins from a genomic interval of Papaver somniferum cultivar HN1 chromosome 4, ASM357369v1, whole genome shotgun sequence:
- the LOC113276472 gene encoding RNA-binding protein 48-like isoform X3, producing the protein MKLPQSKSIRYLIARNVPSLGCEDELGKAFQSYGEIEECKPMDEEDCEPYTDVYWIKFVRVDNARFAKRKLDESVFLGNRLQVSYAPQFESVSDTKEKLECRRGEVLKRLNAANSSGSKAHNPDYLFEPPTLPSPAQTSISSHANTRQRDFTKTDHTFHTANPPIRTVSSNEEYFPSPSMNATVQLVREKLDKIQSSSAHVEAGSALKKARVDNRRRI; encoded by the exons ATGAAGCTCCCGCAGTCAAAGTCTATACG GTATTTGATAGCCCGTAATGTGCCATCACTTGGATGTGAAGATGAGTTAGGGAAAGCGTTTCAATCATATGGAGAGATAGAAGA ATGTAAACCTATGGATGAAGAGGATTGTGAACCATATACCGATGTTTATTGGATCAAATTTGTGCGTGTCGATAATGCTAG ATTTGCAAAGAGAAAGCTGGACGAATCTGTTTTCCTTGGAAATCGTCTACAAGTGTCATATGCCCCTCAATTTGAGAGTGTTTCTGACACGAAAGAGAAGTTGGAATGCAGGAGAGGGGAAGTTCTAAAACGATTAAATG CAGCTAATTCCAGTGGGTCTAAAGCTCATAACCCAGATTATCTCTTTGAACCTCCAACACTTCCATCTCCGGCACAAACCAGTATTAGCAGCCACGCAAACACTAGGCAAAG AGATTTCACGAAAACGGACCACACTTTTCACACGGCAAACCCTCCGATCAGAACAGTGTCCTCGAATGAG GAATACTTCCCATCGCCATCAATGAATGCAACAGTTCAATTGGTCAGAGAAAAGCTTGATAAG ATACAATCAAGTAGTGCCCATGTAGAAGCTGGATCTGCGTTAAAAAAAGCACGTGTGGATAACCGAAGGAGAATCTGA
- the LOC113276471 gene encoding phosphoenolpyruvate/phosphate translocator 1, chloroplastic-like: MSSSVALSSPSAPFLKPRNFINGRGTRIINPVTRSLSFNPIRFSSQKSNDLISSSSNGVSSFCGPRSSSSWSSIPSLVSSDRENNKKDFRIKATPVPESAGAGETAQEKSSGLMQTLQLGSLFGLWYLFNIYFNIYNKQTLKVFPYPVTITTFQFLVGTVFVLLMWTSNLYKRPKITTSQLVAILPLAVVHTMGNLFTNMSLGKVAVSFTHTIKAMEPFFSVVLSSMFLGEVPTLWVISSLVPIVGGVGLASMTEASFNWAGFWSAMASNVTFQSRNVLSKKFMVKKESSLDNITLFSIITIMSLFLLAPVALVMEGVKFTPAHLTSVGLNVKEVFTRALFAGLCFHAYQQVSYMILQRVSPVTHSVGNCVKRVVVIVTSVLFFRTPVSPINSLGTGIALAGVFLYSRVKGIKPKPKTT; this comes from the exons ATGAGTAGTTCAGTTGCTTTATCATCGCCATCAGCACCATTTCTCAAACCACGAAACTTTATAAATGGAAGAGGAACAAGAATTATTAACCCTGTTACCCGAAGTTTAAGTTTCAATCCAATTCGTTTTTCGTCACAGAAATCAAACGATCTAATTAGTAGTTCTAGTAATGGAGTTTCTTCGTTTTGTGGccctagatcttcttcttcatggaGTTCGATACCTTCACTTGTATCTTCAGATCGTGAAAATAACAAGAAGGACTTTAGAATTAAAGCAACTCCTGTACCTGAAAGTGCTGGTGCTGGAGAAACAGCTCAAGAGAAATCTAGTGGTTTGATGCAGACTTTACAGCTTGGATCTCTTTTTGGTCTTTGGTATCTTTTTAATATCTACTTCAACATATATAACAAACAG ACATTGAAGGTTTTCCCATACCCGGTAACAATTACAACATTTCAGTTTCTTGTTGGGACTGTTTTTGTCCTTCTCATGTGGACAAGTAATTTGTACAAGAGACCTAAGATTACTACATCTCAG CTTGTAGCAATCCTGCCATTGGCTGTAGTGCATACGATGGGTAACCTTTTCACTAACATGAGTCTAGGGAAAGTTGCCGTGTCATTTACACACACAATCAAAGCTATGGAGCCTTTTTTCTCGGTTGTTCTCTCTTCAATGTTTCTTGGGGAG GTTCCTACCCTTTGGGTGATCTCATCCCTTGTACCCATTGTTGGTGGAGTGGGTTTGGCGTCAATGACCGAAGCATCTTTCAATTG GGCAGGGTTTTGGAGTGCAATGGCATCCAATGTGACATTCCAATCACGTAATGTACTGAGCAAAAAATTCATGGTTAAGAAAGAG TCATCTCTTGATAACATAACCTTGTTCTCAATAATAACAATCATGTCACTGTTCCTCCTGGCTCCTGTGGCTCTTGTAATGGAAGGCGTTAAGTTTACTCCTGCACACTTAACATCAGTT GGCTTGAATGTTAAGGAGGTATTTACGAGAGCTCTCTTTGCTGGACTCTGCTTCCATGCATACCAACAG GTTTCTTATATGATATTACAGAGAGTGTCTCCTGTTACACATTCAGTAGGAAATTGTGTAAAGAGGGTGGTGGTCATTGTGACCTCGGTTCTCTTTTTCAGAACACCCGTATCCCCTATCAATTCTCTTG GTACTGGAATAGCTCTTGCTGGCGTATTTCTATATTCAAGGGTGAAGGGGATTAAGCCAAAGCCAAAGACAACATGA
- the LOC113276472 gene encoding RNA-binding protein 48-like isoform X1, whose translation MPQNRDEAPAVKVYTVCDESRYLIARNVPSLGCEDELGKAFQSYGEIEECKPMDEEDCEPYTDVYWIKFVRVDNARFAKRKLDESVFLGNRLQVSYAPQFESVSDTKEKLECRRGEVLKRLNAANSSGSKAHNPDYLFEPPTLPSPAQTSISSHANTRQRDFTKTDHTFHTANPPIRTVSSNEEYFPSPSMNATVQLVREKLDKIQSSSAHVEAGSALKKARVDNRRRI comes from the exons ATGCCGCAAAACAGAGATGAAGCTCCCGCAGTCAAAGTCTATACGGTTTGCGATGAAtctag GTATTTGATAGCCCGTAATGTGCCATCACTTGGATGTGAAGATGAGTTAGGGAAAGCGTTTCAATCATATGGAGAGATAGAAGA ATGTAAACCTATGGATGAAGAGGATTGTGAACCATATACCGATGTTTATTGGATCAAATTTGTGCGTGTCGATAATGCTAG ATTTGCAAAGAGAAAGCTGGACGAATCTGTTTTCCTTGGAAATCGTCTACAAGTGTCATATGCCCCTCAATTTGAGAGTGTTTCTGACACGAAAGAGAAGTTGGAATGCAGGAGAGGGGAAGTTCTAAAACGATTAAATG CAGCTAATTCCAGTGGGTCTAAAGCTCATAACCCAGATTATCTCTTTGAACCTCCAACACTTCCATCTCCGGCACAAACCAGTATTAGCAGCCACGCAAACACTAGGCAAAG AGATTTCACGAAAACGGACCACACTTTTCACACGGCAAACCCTCCGATCAGAACAGTGTCCTCGAATGAG GAATACTTCCCATCGCCATCAATGAATGCAACAGTTCAATTGGTCAGAGAAAAGCTTGATAAG ATACAATCAAGTAGTGCCCATGTAGAAGCTGGATCTGCGTTAAAAAAAGCACGTGTGGATAACCGAAGGAGAATCTGA
- the LOC113276472 gene encoding uncharacterized protein LOC113276472 isoform X2 — translation MPQNRDEAPAVKVYTVCDESRYLIARNVPSLGCEDELGKAFQSYGEIEECKPMDEEDCEPYTDVYWIKFVRVDNARFAKRKLDESVFLGNRLQVSYAPQFESVSDTKEKLECRRGEVLKRLNANSSGSKAHNPDYLFEPPTLPSPAQTSISSHANTRQRDFTKTDHTFHTANPPIRTVSSNEEYFPSPSMNATVQLVREKLDKIQSSSAHVEAGSALKKARVDNRRRI, via the exons ATGCCGCAAAACAGAGATGAAGCTCCCGCAGTCAAAGTCTATACGGTTTGCGATGAAtctag GTATTTGATAGCCCGTAATGTGCCATCACTTGGATGTGAAGATGAGTTAGGGAAAGCGTTTCAATCATATGGAGAGATAGAAGA ATGTAAACCTATGGATGAAGAGGATTGTGAACCATATACCGATGTTTATTGGATCAAATTTGTGCGTGTCGATAATGCTAG ATTTGCAAAGAGAAAGCTGGACGAATCTGTTTTCCTTGGAAATCGTCTACAAGTGTCATATGCCCCTCAATTTGAGAGTGTTTCTGACACGAAAGAGAAGTTGGAATGCAGGAGAGGGGAAGTTCTAAAACGATTAAATG CTAATTCCAGTGGGTCTAAAGCTCATAACCCAGATTATCTCTTTGAACCTCCAACACTTCCATCTCCGGCACAAACCAGTATTAGCAGCCACGCAAACACTAGGCAAAG AGATTTCACGAAAACGGACCACACTTTTCACACGGCAAACCCTCCGATCAGAACAGTGTCCTCGAATGAG GAATACTTCCCATCGCCATCAATGAATGCAACAGTTCAATTGGTCAGAGAAAAGCTTGATAAG ATACAATCAAGTAGTGCCCATGTAGAAGCTGGATCTGCGTTAAAAAAAGCACGTGTGGATAACCGAAGGAGAATCTGA